Proteins from a genomic interval of Lolium perenne isolate Kyuss_39 chromosome 1, Kyuss_2.0, whole genome shotgun sequence:
- the LOC127325716 gene encoding uncharacterized protein, which yields MEALSSSRFSSRIPSLLDPVSKPPKPTRHRRRLLQTLASIPADAAAPSSTPPPYLSRLLAAALRGGRVGGELPDLLSSGGAGGAGIGTLLMSTTAAAVTKARESPYLLALAANPTFVSGMLAFAVAQVAKVVLTSVVERRWSPRMLCSSGGMPSSHSALCTALTASVALCHGVRDALFPVCLGFSLIVMYDATGVRRHAGMQAEVLNKIVEDLFQGHPISERKLKELLGHTPSQVFAGAFLGILVAWFCCQGCTAAI from the exons ATGGAGGCTCTCAGCTCCAGCCGCTTCTCTAGCCGTATCCCAAGCCTCCTCGACCCTGTCTCCAAGCCGCCAAAGCCCACGCGCCACCGGCGCCGCCTGCTTCAAACGCTAGCTTCCATCCCCGccgatgccgccgcgccgtcctcAACCCCGCCCCCGTATCTCTCCCGGCTCCTCGCCGCCGCGCTGCGGGGAGGACGCGTCGGCGGAGAGCTCCCCGACCTACTCTCGtccggcggcgcaggaggggcggggATAGGGACGCTGCTGATGagcacgacggcggcggcggtcaccaAGGCGCGGGAGAGCCCCTACCTGCTCGCGCTGGCGGCCAACCCGACGTTCGTGTCCGGGATGCTGGCCTTCGCGGTGGCGCAGGTCGCCAAGGTCGTGCTGACCTCCGTGGTGGAGCGGCGGTGGAGCCCGCGGATGCTGTGCAGCTCCGGCGGGATGCCATCCTCGCACTCCGCGCTCTGCACCGCGCTCACCGCCTCCGTCGCGCTCTGCCACGGCGTCCGCGACGCGCTATTCCCTGTCTGCCTCGGGTTCAGCCTCATTGTCATGTACGACGCCACGGGCGTCAGGCGCCACGCCGGGATGCAGGCTGAG GTACTCAATAAGATCGTTGAGGACCTGTTCCAAGGCCACCCCATCAGCGAAAGGAAACTCAAGGAGTTGTTAGGGCACACCCCATCTCAGGTCTTCGCCGGCGCCTTTCTAGGCATCCTCGTGGCCTGGTTCTGTTGCCAGGGTTGTACTGCTGCCATTTGA
- the LOC127325704 gene encoding calcineurin B-like protein 4 yields the protein MGCASSSKRRRRAPGYEDPAVLAAQTSFTVNEVEALYELYKKLSFSIIKDGLIHKEEFQLALFRTSKGANLFADRVFDLFDLKRNGVIEFGEFVRSLSIFHPKASESDKTKFAFKLYDLRGTGYIEKEELREMVLALLDESDLCLSDSAVEEIVDSTFNQADTNGDGRIDPREWEEFVKKNPASLRNMSLPYLQDITTAFPSFVMHSEVEDCGGIDK from the exons ATGGGCTGCGCTTCGTCGTCGAAGCGGCGCAGGCGCGCGCCGGGGTACGAAGACCCCGCCGTGCTCGCCGCCCAGACCTCGT TCACGGTGAACGAGGTGGAGGCGCTGTACGAGCTCTACAAGAAGCTCAGCTTCTCCATCATCAAAGACGGCCTCATCCACAAG GAGGAGTTCCAGCTCGCCTTGTTCAGGACCAGCAAGGGAGCCAACCTCTTCGCCGACAGGGTCTTCGACCTCTTCGATCTCAAGCGCAACGGCGTCATCGAGTTCGGGGAGTTCGTGCGCTCGCTCAGCATATTCCACCCAAAGGCATCTGAATCGGACAAGACCAAGT TTGCATTCAAATTGTATGATTTAAGGGGCACAGGCTACATCGAGAAAGAAGAG CTCAGAGAGATGGTCCTGGCACTTCTTGACGAGTCCGATCTGTGCCTTTCTGACAGCGCTGTGGAGGAGATTGTGGACAGC ACATTCAATCAGGCAGACACCAACGGCGATGGTAGGATAGACCCCAGGGAGTGGGAGGAGTTCGTCAAGAAGAACCCAGCTTCACTGAGGAACATGTCACTACCCTATCTTCA GGACATTACAACGGCGTTTCCAAGCTTTGTAATGCATTCAGAAGTTGAAGATTGCGGCGGAATCGACAAATAA